In Flavobacterium gelatinilyticum, a genomic segment contains:
- a CDS encoding Cof-type HAD-IIB family hydrolase, with translation MQYKMLVLDMDDTLLTDDHRISDLNKKVLLEAQAKGVHVVLASGRPTSAMTAYAKELELDLNDSYMISFNGAVVSRVKDDLVLFEQKLTPEQIHDLYDYSVEKKTHIITYLDGEIISETDSEYIEIEKDITGLPHRKVQIFKDYVNRAAVKCILLEDPVYLKTLENDLKERMPHLSVSMSKPFFLEVAQHGIDKAASLKLLAEKLDVHQSEIIAVGNAGNDLTMIEYAGLGVWVDNVTPELRDKANLIVASNNNDGVAEVVQRYILN, from the coding sequence ATGCAATATAAAATGTTAGTGCTCGACATGGATGATACCTTGTTGACAGACGATCACAGAATTTCAGATTTAAACAAAAAAGTATTATTAGAAGCACAGGCAAAAGGTGTTCACGTTGTTTTGGCTTCCGGAAGACCAACTTCGGCCATGACAGCTTATGCAAAAGAACTGGAGCTGGATTTAAACGATTCGTATATGATTTCGTTTAACGGAGCGGTTGTCAGCAGGGTAAAAGATGATTTGGTTTTATTCGAGCAGAAATTAACTCCTGAACAAATTCACGATTTATACGATTACAGCGTCGAAAAGAAAACGCATATTATTACCTATCTGGACGGCGAAATTATAAGTGAAACTGATTCTGAATATATCGAGATAGAAAAAGATATTACAGGTCTTCCTCATCGTAAAGTGCAGATTTTTAAAGATTATGTAAATAGAGCGGCAGTAAAATGTATTTTATTAGAAGATCCTGTTTACTTAAAAACACTTGAAAACGACTTAAAAGAAAGAATGCCGCATTTAAGCGTTTCGATGTCAAAACCCTTTTTTCTTGAAGTTGCCCAGCATGGAATTGATAAGGCAGCGAGTTTAAAACTTCTGGCTGAAAAGTTAGATGTTCACCAAAGTGAAATTATCGCTGTAGGCAATGCCGGAAATGATTTAACGATGATTGAATATGCCGGTCTAGGTGTCTGGGTAGACAATGTAACGCCGGAACTTCGGGATAAAGCCAATTTGATAGTGGCATCAAATAATAATGATGGTGTTGCCGAGGTAGTGCAGCGCTATATCTTAAATTAA
- a CDS encoding GNAT family N-acetyltransferase has protein sequence MKKPIETERLLLRELQLSDAEGMFELDSNPNVHLFLGNRPVKNIEESIEYIHFVQKQYKDYGIGRWAVILKESNEFLGWSGIKFITDEINGHKDFYELGYRFIEKHWGKGYASEAGKAFVDYAFNEIKAEVLYAYADAGNENSRKILEKLGFRFVNSFEYEEELEVWYELKNPDRN, from the coding sequence ATGAAGAAACCAATTGAAACAGAACGATTACTTTTAAGAGAATTACAGCTTTCAGATGCTGAAGGCATGTTTGAATTGGATTCGAACCCTAATGTGCATTTGTTTCTGGGTAACAGACCTGTAAAGAATATTGAAGAAAGCATCGAATACATTCATTTCGTGCAGAAACAATACAAAGATTACGGAATAGGACGCTGGGCTGTTATTCTAAAAGAAAGCAATGAATTTTTAGGCTGGTCGGGAATTAAATTCATCACAGACGAAATTAACGGCCATAAAGATTTCTACGAATTAGGGTATCGTTTTATAGAAAAACACTGGGGAAAAGGATATGCATCTGAAGCCGGAAAAGCTTTTGTTGATTATGCTTTTAATGAGATAAAAGCAGAGGTATTATATGCTTACGCAGATGCAGGAAACGAAAATTCAAGAAAGATTCTTGAAAAACTGGGATTTCGTTTTGTAAATTCTTTCGAATATGAAGAAGAATTAGAAGTTTGGTATGAACTCAAAAATCCAGACAGAAACTAA
- the mtaB gene encoding tRNA (N(6)-L-threonylcarbamoyladenosine(37)-C(2))-methylthiotransferase MtaB, giving the protein MENRKKVAFYTLGCKLNFSETSTIARNFNDEGFDRVDFEDVADIYVINTCSVTDNADKQFKQVVRKAMKLNEKAFVAAVGCYAQLKPEELASVDGVDLVLGATEKFKITDYIHDLSKNDMGEVHSCEIAEADFYVGSYSIGDRTRAFLKVQDGCDYKCTYCTIPLARGISRSDALENVLKNARDISAQNIREIVLTGVNIGDYGKGEFGNKKHEHTFLDLVQALDKVEGIERLRISSIEPNLLKNETIDFVSKSRTFVPHFHIPLQSGSNDILKLMKRRYLREVYIDRVNKIREVMPHACIGVDVIVGFPGETDEHFLETYHFLNELDISYLHVFTYSERDNTEAVDMEGVVPANVRSKRSKMLRGLSVKKRRAFYESQLGTNRTVLFEGENKEGYIHGFTENYVKVKTPWNPELVNTLQEINLTKIDEDGSVRIEFLSKLAEV; this is encoded by the coding sequence ATGGAAAATAGAAAAAAAGTTGCCTTTTACACTCTGGGTTGTAAGCTGAATTTTTCAGAAACTTCTACAATCGCCAGAAATTTCAACGACGAAGGTTTTGACCGCGTCGATTTTGAAGATGTCGCCGATATTTATGTAATTAATACCTGTTCTGTTACAGATAATGCTGATAAGCAGTTTAAGCAGGTTGTTAGAAAAGCAATGAAGCTCAATGAAAAAGCTTTTGTTGCCGCAGTCGGCTGTTATGCACAATTAAAACCGGAAGAATTAGCCTCTGTTGACGGCGTAGATTTGGTTTTGGGTGCCACAGAAAAGTTTAAAATAACCGATTATATTCATGATTTAAGCAAAAACGATATGGGTGAGGTTCACTCATGCGAAATTGCCGAAGCTGATTTTTATGTAGGAAGTTATTCTATAGGAGACCGCACGCGCGCTTTCCTAAAAGTTCAGGATGGCTGCGATTATAAATGTACTTACTGTACCATTCCTTTGGCACGAGGTATTTCAAGAAGTGATGCTCTGGAAAATGTTCTTAAAAATGCTCGTGATATCTCGGCTCAAAATATCCGTGAAATTGTTCTGACCGGTGTAAATATCGGGGATTATGGTAAAGGGGAGTTTGGAAACAAAAAACACGAACATACTTTTCTGGATTTAGTTCAGGCTCTCGATAAAGTAGAAGGAATCGAGCGTTTACGAATTTCATCTATCGAACCGAATTTGCTGAAAAACGAAACAATCGATTTTGTTTCTAAAAGCCGCACTTTTGTACCGCATTTTCATATTCCGCTTCAATCCGGAAGCAATGATATTTTAAAGCTGATGAAACGCCGTTATTTACGTGAAGTCTATATTGACCGCGTAAATAAAATTCGAGAAGTAATGCCGCATGCGTGTATTGGTGTCGATGTAATTGTTGGTTTTCCCGGAGAAACAGATGAACACTTTTTAGAAACCTATCACTTCCTTAACGAACTGGATATATCCTATCTGCATGTATTTACTTATTCTGAAAGAGATAATACAGAAGCGGTAGATATGGAAGGAGTTGTTCCGGCAAATGTTCGTTCAAAAAGAAGTAAAATGCTTCGTGGTTTATCCGTTAAAAAACGCCGTGCTTTTTACGAAAGCCAGTTAGGAACCAACAGAACTGTTTTGTTTGAAGGCGAAAATAAAGAAGGATATATTCATGGTTTTACAGAAAACTACGTAAAAGTAAAAACACCGTGGAATCCTGAATTAGTAAATACTCTGCAGGAAATCAATTTAACCAAAATCGACGAGGACGGAAGTGTTCGTATAGAGTTTTTGAGTAAACTTGCCGAGGTTTAA
- a CDS encoding 3-ketoacyl-ACP reductase, with the protein MTDLKNKNALITGAGKGIGKAAAIALAKEGVNLILVSRTQKDIEQLADEASNLGVKALALSADVSDINSINAAVEKALTQFKSIDILINSAGIASFGKFLELEPDAWERIIQVNLMGTYYTTRAVIPNMIERQSGDIINISSTAGLNGNALTSAYSASKFAVLGLTDSLMQEMRKHNIRVTALTPSTVATDMAKDLNLTDGNPEKVMQSEDMADLIIAQLKLNRRVFIKNSSIWSTNP; encoded by the coding sequence ATGACCGATTTAAAAAATAAAAACGCCTTAATTACAGGTGCCGGAAAAGGAATAGGAAAAGCCGCAGCAATTGCTTTGGCAAAAGAAGGTGTAAACCTGATATTAGTTTCAAGAACACAAAAAGACATTGAACAGCTGGCAGACGAAGCTTCGAACCTGGGTGTAAAAGCTTTGGCTCTGAGTGCTGATGTTTCGGATATCAATTCAATTAATGCGGCTGTCGAAAAAGCACTGACACAGTTTAAAAGCATTGATATTCTAATTAACAGTGCCGGAATTGCTTCTTTTGGAAAATTCTTAGAATTAGAACCGGATGCCTGGGAAAGAATTATTCAGGTAAATTTAATGGGAACATATTATACTACCCGTGCCGTAATCCCGAATATGATCGAAAGACAATCCGGAGATATTATCAATATTTCGTCTACTGCAGGATTAAACGGAAATGCCTTAACAAGTGCCTACAGCGCCTCTAAATTTGCTGTTTTAGGTTTAACCGATTCTTTGATGCAGGAAATGAGAAAACACAACATTCGTGTTACCGCTTTAACGCCAAGCACCGTTGCAACTGACATGGCTAAAGACTTAAACTTAACCGACGGAAATCCGGAGAAAGTAATGCAGTCTGAAGATATGGCAGATTTAATCATCGCTCAGCTTAAATTAAACCGAAGAGTGTTTATTAAAAACAGCAGTATTTGGTCAACCAACCCTTAA
- a CDS encoding LURP-one-related/scramblase family protein, whose translation MNPILSQNLFLVKEHIGMFKAANNYDIYNPENNQIIMNCRENNLGFFTKVLRFTDYKRATPFNVEITTASGEKLITVRRGVAIFRSTVEVLDDKDRLVGTFKQKFFSIGGKFDILDKNEKPVATLQGKWTGWDFKFSHENRQLAQVSKKWAGLGKEFFTSADNYVLQIEETVPADSPLRQLILGAVMCIDMVLKE comes from the coding sequence ATGAACCCAATTTTAAGCCAAAATCTATTTTTAGTAAAAGAACATATCGGAATGTTTAAAGCTGCCAACAACTACGACATTTACAATCCGGAAAACAATCAGATAATTATGAACTGCCGTGAAAATAACCTTGGTTTTTTCACTAAAGTGCTTCGTTTTACAGATTATAAAAGAGCAACTCCTTTTAATGTTGAAATCACTACTGCATCCGGAGAAAAATTAATTACAGTAAGACGCGGTGTTGCCATTTTCAGATCGACTGTTGAAGTTCTGGATGACAAAGATCGTCTGGTTGGTACTTTTAAACAAAAGTTCTTTTCTATAGGCGGAAAGTTTGATATTCTGGACAAAAACGAAAAACCTGTTGCAACCCTTCAGGGAAAATGGACCGGATGGGATTTTAAATTTTCTCACGAAAACAGACAGCTTGCGCAGGTAAGTAAAAAATGGGCCGGCTTAGGAAAAGAGTTTTTTACAAGTGCTGATAATTATGTACTGCAGATTGAAGAAACAGTACCGGCTGACAGTCCGTTGAGACAATTAATTCTGGGAGCTGTAATGTGTATTGACATGGTTCTGAAAGAATAA
- a CDS encoding SIMPL domain-containing protein (The SIMPL domain is named for its presence in mouse protein SIMPL (signalling molecule that associates with mouse pelle-like kinase). Bacterial member BP26, from Brucella, was shown to assemble into a channel-like structure, while YggE from E. coli has been associated with resistance to oxidative stress.): MKKLSFLLIIISTLHAFSQEKNQTEKPYIEVYGLSDTLVMPNKIWINILLAERDFKGKKSVEEAETEMIKKLEEIGIDTQKNVSVKDMGSNFKTYLLKQTDILKTKSYSVIVTDAKTTSKVFLALETIGISNVHVVKAENSDEKKIQLLINGKAAENARQTAESFIKPLHQKIGNAVQINNINIPNAAPVRVRGISSLSEIAVTAYGTNKNPYSEPDIEFEKIKISSTILVRFSLE, from the coding sequence ATGAAAAAATTAAGCTTCCTGTTAATTATTATTAGTACGCTGCACGCATTTTCTCAGGAGAAAAATCAAACAGAAAAACCATATATTGAAGTATACGGACTATCCGATACTTTAGTCATGCCGAATAAAATCTGGATAAACATTCTTCTTGCTGAAAGAGATTTTAAAGGAAAAAAATCTGTTGAGGAAGCAGAAACCGAGATGATTAAAAAATTAGAAGAAATTGGCATCGACACGCAAAAGAATGTTTCTGTAAAGGACATGGGGAGTAATTTTAAAACCTATCTTTTAAAACAGACTGATATTTTAAAAACCAAATCCTATTCTGTTATCGTTACAGATGCCAAAACTACATCCAAAGTCTTTTTGGCATTAGAAACCATTGGTATTTCAAATGTTCATGTAGTTAAAGCAGAGAATTCAGACGAAAAGAAAATCCAGCTTTTGATAAACGGAAAAGCAGCAGAAAATGCCAGACAAACAGCGGAGAGTTTTATTAAACCACTGCATCAAAAAATTGGAAATGCTGTTCAGATAAATAATATAAACATCCCTAATGCTGCGCCGGTAAGAGTAAGAGGAATATCATCTCTCAGTGAAATTGCAGTTACGGCATACGGAACAAATAAAAACCCTTATTCTGAACCTGATATCGAATTCGAAAAAATAAAAATTTCAAGCACTATCCTTGTTCGTTTTTCACTTGAATGA
- a CDS encoding vWA domain-containing protein, producing MKSLKLISSAIVMLICFVSMAQEKTITGTVTDENATAIPGVNVYIQKTKKSTATDFDGKYSIKAQTGDVLTFSFVGMNSQTVTVNNSNVINVVLKQSAQELQEVVYTGYGISKTKKRAAKQSLQILGGTVSGLQISSNHQNAPVLTTNSAESVSPKKEPLYIVDGMPIKADQMAKINPTDINDVKVLKEESAVALYGSRALNGALIITTKNELFKNLSEKEIDKKLNIIRNPSESNQENYDTFTENAFESPKTAPLSTFSIDVDNASYTNIRRFLNSGQKVPKDAVRVEEMVNFFKYNYPQPKGEHPFSINTELSDSPWNDQNKILKIGLQGKDIPMNNLPASNLVFLIDVSGSMEAANKLPLLKKSMKILVNELRPIDKAAIVVYAGAAGVVLEPTSGADKKTIIKALDKLQAGGSTAGGEGIELAYKIATENFIKNGNNRVILATDGDFNVGSSSNSDMEKLIEEKRKTGVFLTCLGYGMGNYKDSKMEILADKGNGNYAYIDNIQEANRFLGKEFKGSMFAIAKDVKIQIEFNPNQVQAYRLIGYENRKLRPEDFKNDAIDAGELGSNHTVTALYEIIPTGVKSDYLKILADELKYTKTETGTNHYNNELATIKFRYKKPDGDKSIEMVQVINNKAVSLSKASDDLKFSSAVAWFGLKLRDSKLIAYKSSEEIADLAKQGMSFDKEGYKAEFIRLIESANLD from the coding sequence ATGAAAAGTTTAAAACTTATTTCATCAGCCATTGTTATGCTTATATGTTTCGTAAGCATGGCGCAGGAAAAAACCATTACCGGAACCGTTACAGATGAAAATGCAACGGCGATACCCGGAGTAAATGTCTATATTCAAAAAACCAAAAAATCAACTGCCACCGATTTTGACGGAAAATATTCCATTAAGGCACAAACAGGAGACGTGCTTACTTTTAGTTTCGTCGGGATGAATTCTCAGACTGTAACCGTAAACAATTCTAATGTTATAAATGTAGTATTAAAACAAAGCGCTCAGGAACTTCAGGAAGTTGTTTATACAGGTTACGGAATTTCTAAAACAAAAAAGAGAGCTGCAAAACAATCCTTGCAAATATTAGGTGGCACTGTTTCGGGTCTTCAAATTTCATCAAACCATCAAAATGCTCCGGTCCTTACTACAAATAGTGCAGAATCTGTTTCTCCTAAAAAAGAACCCCTGTATATTGTTGACGGGATGCCGATAAAAGCAGATCAGATGGCAAAAATTAATCCGACTGATATTAATGATGTAAAAGTTTTAAAAGAAGAATCGGCAGTGGCTCTTTATGGAAGCAGAGCCCTTAATGGTGCGCTTATTATTACGACGAAAAATGAACTCTTTAAAAATCTTTCTGAAAAAGAAATAGATAAAAAACTAAACATCATCAGAAATCCTTCTGAATCGAATCAGGAAAATTATGACACTTTTACAGAAAACGCATTCGAAAGTCCAAAAACAGCACCGCTTTCTACTTTTTCTATCGATGTTGATAATGCGTCTTATACCAACATCAGACGCTTTTTAAACAGCGGGCAGAAAGTCCCGAAAGATGCTGTTCGTGTTGAAGAAATGGTCAACTTTTTTAAATACAATTATCCGCAGCCAAAAGGGGAACATCCGTTTTCTATCAATACAGAATTGAGTGATTCTCCGTGGAATGACCAAAACAAAATTTTGAAAATTGGTTTACAGGGCAAAGATATTCCAATGAATAATTTACCGGCTTCGAATCTTGTCTTTCTGATTGACGTTTCGGGTTCTATGGAAGCAGCGAATAAATTACCATTATTAAAAAAATCGATGAAAATTTTGGTAAACGAATTACGTCCAATAGACAAAGCGGCGATCGTAGTATACGCCGGAGCAGCAGGAGTAGTTCTGGAACCAACTTCAGGCGCTGACAAAAAAACGATTATCAAAGCGCTGGATAAATTACAAGCCGGAGGAAGCACCGCAGGAGGCGAAGGAATCGAACTGGCTTACAAAATTGCAACAGAAAATTTTATAAAAAACGGAAATAACAGAGTAATCCTGGCAACCGATGGTGATTTTAATGTGGGAAGTTCTTCTAACTCTGACATGGAAAAATTGATTGAAGAAAAAAGAAAAACAGGCGTTTTCTTAACTTGTCTGGGGTACGGAATGGGAAATTACAAAGACAGTAAAATGGAAATTCTCGCCGATAAAGGAAACGGAAATTATGCGTACATCGATAATATTCAGGAAGCAAATCGTTTTCTTGGAAAAGAGTTTAAAGGCTCGATGTTTGCCATTGCCAAAGATGTAAAAATTCAGATAGAATTCAATCCAAACCAGGTTCAGGCCTACCGGTTAATTGGTTATGAAAACAGAAAACTGCGTCCGGAAGATTTTAAAAATGATGCAATTGATGCGGGAGAACTAGGCAGCAATCACACTGTTACGGCTTTATACGAAATAATTCCGACAGGAGTAAAAAGTGATTATTTAAAAATTCTGGCAGATGAGTTAAAATATACCAAAACAGAAACCGGAACAAATCATTACAACAATGAATTGGCAACGATAAAATTCCGCTATAAAAAACCTGATGGTGACAAAAGCATCGAAATGGTTCAGGTTATCAACAACAAAGCGGTTTCGCTAAGCAAAGCCAGCGATGATTTAAAATTCAGCTCTGCTGTGGCCTGGTTTGGATTAAAACTAAGAGATTCTAAATTAATCGCCTACAAATCTTCTGAAGAAATTGCAGATCTGGCTAAACAAGGAATGTCTTTTGACAAAGAAGGATACAAAGCCGAATTTATTCGTCTTATTGAAAGCGCCAATCTCGATTAA
- a CDS encoding RNA polymerase sigma factor, with amino-acid sequence MNRDAQRQVYEHMAPKLYRVCKRYLKKEEEIEEALADAFYTIFTKLDQLKEEKAFEAWARKITVNHCLATIRKNTNFNMYLDDVKVLIQPFTEEINTLEEEDLLNLLNHIPDGCKTVFNLFVIEGFGHKEIAAMLNISEGTSKSQLNAAKTKLKELVNKLYYQKAK; translated from the coding sequence ATGAACCGTGATGCCCAGCGTCAGGTTTATGAGCACATGGCTCCGAAATTGTATCGTGTCTGCAAACGATACCTCAAGAAAGAAGAAGAAATTGAAGAAGCTCTTGCCGACGCTTTCTACACTATTTTCACAAAACTTGACCAGTTGAAAGAAGAAAAAGCTTTTGAAGCCTGGGCCAGAAAAATTACCGTTAACCACTGTTTGGCGACCATCAGGAAAAACACCAATTTCAACATGTATCTTGATGATGTAAAAGTTCTTATCCAGCCTTTTACCGAAGAAATAAACACATTAGAAGAGGAAGATTTACTCAATTTATTAAACCATATTCCGGATGGCTGTAAAACCGTTTTCAACCTTTTTGTCATAGAAGGTTTCGGACATAAAGAAATAGCCGCAATGCTGAATATTTCTGAAGGCACATCAAAATCGCAGCTCAACGCTGCCAAAACCAAACTAAAAGAACTGGTTAATAAATTGTATTATCAAAAAGCAAAATAG